The Penaeus monodon isolate SGIC_2016 chromosome 17, NSTDA_Pmon_1, whole genome shotgun sequence genome contains the following window.
AAATGCATCGCATCGACTAACCTCCTCTTTGGAACGGGAATCCACTGGGGATCCTCGAGCATCATCGTCGAAGTCCTGCGGTGCAGAGCGCGAGGAAGGCTCACTGAAATGAGGGTTGCTAAGGTGTTGGAAATTATGGTTTGCGTGTGAGGAAGGGCTGTTTGTGTCGGAGGAAAGGTTATTTGCGTGCGAGGAAGGAATTGTATCAGAGGAAGGGTTGTCTGTACCTGAAAAGGGCTTGTTTGCGTGTGAGGGACGATTGCTTATGTGTGAAAAAAGATTGTCCGTGTGTAAGGTAGGGTTGTTTGAGTGCAAGGAAGGACTGCTTGAATAAGAGAAAGGATTATCCGAGGGTGAGGAAGGATTACTAACGTCCGCGGAAGGACTGTTCTGCCAATGAGGGCTAATGAGGTGTGTCGACGGGTAATAGACCGGACCGCGTGCCAGGTCGTAACCGAAGGGCCAGGACAGACCCcggcgagagagggggaaagtgtcCATGAACGGCTGCGTGTATCTCAGTACTCCGCCAGGGGTTCCAGCGAGAGGATTTCCTCCTATCTCGCTCCCTAGTACCGCTGTCTTTGCGTTTCTGTCTGCTTCACATTTCCCTGcctggaagagaaaatggaacagGAGACTCGTATCAATGCAAGCTGAAGTAATGGTAGATAAAATGAAGGCTGAACAACCTTATGATTTGTAATATTATGATTCTGCTGTATAGACTGCCACTTTTTTGTCGTTCGATTTAACATATTACATATGATCTATTCATAGTTCTATACTAAAATATAAGGGATCGGCACTTAGTGGTTTCTAGCATTTTAATATCTGACCAATTTGGTTGTTAATGTCTGGGTTAAAAGCCATTTACTACGGTTCAGTCAAATATGACCTAAATCTGATTTTATTAAATCAAAATTTGTAAACTTGGATAAACAGTTGAatgagaaacaaaacacacacacacacacacacacacacacacacacacacacacacacacacacacacacacacacacacacacacacacacacacacacatatatatataaatatatcatatatatatatatatatatatatatatatatatatgcatatatatattaaatacatagtaTATCATTCCGCTGCTGGACTTTGACCTCtctcaaacctttttttattgagaggttgTTTGGCAGAGCCACCTTTGCCTGACTGAATGCTTTTGCTAATCAAAGGCGATTCAGCGAGCTACCAGTTGCGTTTGAACTCTGCGATCAGGcttttttgtgtttgcgtgtgtttgtttgcatttgtgtttgtgtgtgtttgcgttgttcACGAACCTGGGTGTGGTTAGTGGTTAACTTTCTCGATTACTAATTAGCTGCTACATTTCTCAGCAATGTTTCGCTATGAACACTGTGCACACCTATAATGCACTTAACCTTTTGATAGATAAACATCATTAAATTTTACGCGGACTCATCAAAGACAATCAATTAATGCAAAGGTCAATATCGGACGTCTAGACAAACCGAACTTCGAAACTCAGATAACAGAAAACGCTACGGTGTTggtacaaacacatataaactcCACAGTAAGCAAAATAAACTTTCAAATAATTTGGTTGTTAATAAACTCATGTTGTGTAATCGATACAAAAACATAGAACTCCacactagacaaaaaaaaaaaaaaaaaaaaaatcatgtttattaccgcagacttgaaaaaaaaatccttcttaacaaaaagaaaaaaaatatataatgaacttattatgcttttttttaatctaatcaaTTAATTTTGCTAATAAGCTCACTTACGTCGATCAATTTGCCCCGTCTGATTAGCGGTTTCATAACCTGACCTGACATGCGTGAGAGGATTCGCGGCCAACCCGGGAGAAGAGAGTCCGGAGCTGGCTGGGAATCCGAGACGGGGATCGAGACTCCTTCGAAGCAGACGCCGGTTCTTGGCGATTCGTTGGGGATTCGCTAGGGTTCATAGGAAGGTTCTCGGGTTTCACTGGTGGTTCGTCGGGACTCGCTGGAGGGTCGTCGGGGTTCGTTGGAGGTTTGGCAGAACCGTTTGGGGATTCCTGCAGGTGAATTATATCATGCAGAAagattctcgattttttttttttttttttaatatacgaccatgaaaattatatttgcgtgactgaatttttgggttttaatctctctgtctctatctcaatcactcactcactcactcatcactcactcattcactcttttATTCACCAATTCATTTATTCACGCATGCCATTCTCACTTTCCCAGTAATCAGTTCATTCACTCAGTCGTCCACTCACGTGCTCACTTTCACACTCTCtttcccacgctctctctctctctctctctctctctctctctctctctctctctctctctctctctctctctctctctctctctctctctctctctctctctcattttctttttctttctctttctctcgatctccttcttgctctcgctcttttttttctccctttctcaaaaGTGATGGTGTTTAATTTTGCATGACCTTTCGCTCTAGAGATTATATCAGCTTGACAACAACACATTCACAGAACCGACTCTCACGACTAAGCGTTGTATGCGATTAcagaaatgaaatatgaatagtTTTATAAATGGTAATAAAGCGCGAACCATGCACTCCATCCTCATATACACACCCTTTACGTAAGGTATAGTGTGTTATTATTGATACAGGCCTATTGTCAATACCGTACAGGTCAAAGGGAGAGGACGACTCTCCGACCTAATAATGGTGTATATTCCAACAGGACACTGCACGGCTGAAATTACAGTATGGGACACGAAATACACGCAATTCAACAACACGCTGGCGAGAACATTATTAGTGGTAAATAACGAATATTCTGAATTCGGAGACTTACAGCGTTCATGATCTTTTCGTTTTGAAAACCAACAACAGCAAGGATTACGGAACACTCACTCTCTTTACTGAAATCTCTTTCGAAGACCCGACTCCTTGTGGATGAAAAAGGAATTGTCGTTGCATTCTGcgattgataatttaaaattgCCTGATTTGAAGACGTGGGATCAACATAGAGTgtactttaacacacacacaaaaaaaaatccaagataaTCCCCATTGTCATTCTGAAGGCTTTGCATAAAACCCCAGGAAATGCAATCCAGAGAGAGTATCAGACTGCCCTCTGCGATTTCGTCTATGACTCGCACTCTTGCCACATATCAGAATTAATCCTGCAAACGAACATACCCTGAGATGAGAATTcattgaaatgaaatgaaaataaatactgcCAACTTCGAACACAGGGAGAGCTCGATTTCTAACTTTCTAAGGCTACTCCCTTCTGCCTTTCCAAGCACTCGACCCTGACTCGACACCGTTTGTCATGCAGAAATCCTTGCCAAAAACGGGAACAGTGGACATTGACGTAAGGCTGGTTTATATGGTAATCGTGTTGGCCATTCACCACTTAATGGTTGAATTaatcttctcccattctctccgaACCTAtcctatcttctcctcccccttctccctatcatCTCCTCTCGCCtatcctcctcttcactcctaCCCCTTTCTCCTGTCCTATCCCCTTTttgctccccctttcttttctccattctcatcttttctgctccccctcccctctcttcccttttcctttcctttccctcccttcctcactcttccctttcctctcctctcttccctcccctcccctcctctcctctcccctcctccctttccccactcttctcttctcttctcttctcttctcttctcttctcttcttctcttgtcttgtcttgtcttgtcttgtcttgtcttgtcttgtcttgcccctcctctccccacctcccttctctctttcctcctccccccctcctctccccacctcccttctctctttcctcctccccccctctctctctcctccccctctctctctatcctccccctctctctctcctcttcccccctctctctctcctcttcccctctctctctagcctccgggctagtacagtggtaacgtgtcggcctctcatccgaggggtcggcggttcgcgccccgcccaggcgcgagaagttgcaactgtcgcccggaggttactgctgtggctgggcaccacggcgggcaagggctcggttcagccgagtcagcagcagctgacacacgtgagcaaaaaataaacaagacagtatgtcacaccaagaatatccattgtaacaaatggaatccaaaccaaactttaaactctcccctttccctccctctctccacttccctccttctctcctcttcccttctctctctctcctctctgcctccccccccccgctccctctctctctctctctctctctctctctctctctctctctctctctctcttaaccagGCAACATCGTGCAATCCCTTCAATCAAGGCCGTCAACCTCGTCGTCCGGCTGGTCACTGGGCGCCCGAAGAGCCTCCCGCAGCCGGTCCAAGGTGAGCCGGTAAACGCCACTCCCGGCCGCCTCAGACGCCGATGGACTTTCGTAGCGGAAGTCTTGCATCAGCGAGGACCCTCCTGCCGGCGACCAGTTCGAGCCGTAGGGATAGACCACGTAGTAATGAGGGAGGTTCTGCTGGTAGGTAGTGTGTGCGTATATTCCAGACTCAGGTCCCGGTGCCTCGTAAACCGCACTCTCTAGATCAAGCGGCAGGTGGTTGGTCGGCGCCTGGTAAAGCGAGTAGTAGTTGAGAAGGTCTTGGTAATACTGGCGGATGGAGAAGCCGAGCGAGGAGGACATTTCCTGCACGTCGGGTAACACTCTGCCGGAGGGTGGGTGCTCCCTCTGCCGTTCTCGCTTGACTGTGGTCGTTTCTGCTTCGGTTCTCAATCCTTCGGCTCCGTCAGTAGTGTGTGTAATCTGCTCGTTTTGTACAGAGCGATTTTCGTTGCTAGCGTCTGTCACGCCAAGAGGTCTGGACTCGTCCTCCCCATGATCGACGCTAGCTTGGCTAAAGGATTCCGAAGGGCCTCTCTCCTTCACATCATCAGATCTGTAACTTCCGCTTTTCCCCTCTGCGCCTCCATACACCGCTTTCCTCCGCCGTTTGCCGTTTCGCCGAGATCGAACACGCGAGGAGGACCTGCCCCGCTGAGGCCAGGCGCCCTTCCAGACCCAGCTTCTCTCGACGGCTCCACCTGACGCCGAACCCTCTCGCCGTCGAGGCCGTGCTCCTGAAGGGCCTCCTCGAAGACCTCCTCATGGCCGTCAACATACCTGACGACTATATCGGGCTCCCTCGTCACGGTGCTCAGGGGAGGGGCCTCGACTTCAAGGGACTTCCGGCGGAGGAAAGGGTTTCTGGTCCTGGTTCCTGGATGCGTGTTTGGGTCCTGCGGAAGGAACAGCTTTTACTGGTGGCGTTTTATgcataaagggagagggggatgggtgggtggatgggtggatggaaggaaggaaggaaggaaggaaggaaggaaggatggaaggaaggatggaaggaaggaaggaaggaaggaaggaaggaaggatggaaggaaggaaggaaggaaggaaggaaggatggaaggaaggaaggaaggaaggaaggaaggaaggaagaaaggaaggaaggaaggatggaaggaaggaaggatggaatggaaggaaggaaggaaggatggaaggaaggaaggaaggaaaggaaggaaggaagaaaggaaggaaggaaggatggaaggaaggaaggaaggatggaaggaaggaaggaaggaaggaaggaaggaaggaaggaaggaaggaagaaaggaaggaaggaaggaaggaaggaagaaaggaaggaaggaaggaaggaagaaaggaaggatggaaggaaggaaggatggaaggaaggaaggaaggaaggaaggaaggaaggaaggaaggatggaaggaaggaaggaaggatggaaggaaggaaggaaggaaggaaggaaggatggaaggaaggatggaaggaaggaaggaaggatggatggatgggagggagagagggagaaaggaaggaaggatggatgggtaaatagatggatatatatacatatatacatacatatacatatgtatacatatttatacatatatatacatatgcatatatatgtgtgtgtgtgtgtgtgtgtgtgtgtgtgtgtgtgtgtgtgtgtggtgtgtgtgtgtgtgtgtgtgtgtgtgtgtgtgtgtgtgtgtatatatatatatataatatatatatatatatatatatatataatatatatatatatatatatatatatatatatatatgcacatgttatACTTTGCAGtgttttgtataagtatatatgtatgctatatactTCCAGCAGTACTAGGCATTAAAGCCACCCATCTGCTGGACGAACGGACTCAAATACCACCCAGTCCTCGGCATGTGAAAATGTTGAATGTTAAAGAATGCATATTCCTTGAGCCAACAAGAAATCAGTTTACATGTGAGACAATCTTGAAGGAAGTGAACTTTACCTTTCCGAATGAACACTGAAATGTTAGCTGCTAAAAGTTTTATTTTGCCGATTTTATGGTATCCGGACACAGCAGGATGCAAATTGTAATAAATTACGAataatttttactaattttacTAATAGTGATAGTATTAGTACAACaattaccactaccaccaccattactactactgctactgcaaacaataatgataataataataataataataataataataataataataataataataataataataataataataataataataataataataataatgacaatgacgatgacaataacagtaacaataacaataacaatgccaatgataacggtaatggcaatgataatgataataataataataatgacaatgattttgATAGCAATAGTGATTGTAAgaacgatgacgacgacgatgatataatttactaatatatgtatttttttccagcCACCTCATACTCATCATAGCCTCCAAGAATCCTTCTGCATGAATAAAGAAAGTGCAAGGTCCCATGTCCTCCTAAGATCTGCATCATTAAAAACTGAATGGCTTTAGACCCTGATAAAGCTACGCGAGGGTAAAGGTTAAAAAATCAAAGATGCATTTCGAAGACCACGCTCCTACCGCCAcctggaggaggaagaaacggtACTGGGCGTCGCAAGTAGGTAGTTGCCAGGTATCGGGCTGGTGTAAAATGTCGAGACCTTTGGCGAAGTCGTTTTTAATGGAGGGGTCGTATTAGCCAGGGATTTGCCGTGGCGTGGAATTTTTTCCaaggtttgatttttttgttttttttcttgtttttactttatgGAAATGTTACAAGGTGATTGGAGGGTGAGAAGGTAAATAAGAAGTGACGGGTAAGAGGTTGCAAGAAAATTAATGGTCTGTGTCTGGATAAACGTTGGGTGCGGATGCGTGTTTGCATGCGAATATAGACGAACGTGGATGAAGACATAGAATAAGTACAATATATACCTTAGATCCCGGATGGAAATATCGAATTCACAGCGAATTTTCAGCTGACCTGACCTTATACGGCgcagggagaatgaaggagagtcCTCCTCGCGGGTCACCATCGGTATCGTTCGTTCCTAGGTCATCTTGGGTCGACCACGCCCTCGTCGTCAAGAGTGCCACAGCCAACACGACCGACCAGAATGCCATCTCGGTCACACACACCCTAAAGTAACACACATCATAAATggttaacagtaaaaaaaaaaataataaaagtgctaGGCATAAAGGGTCATAAAACACACTAAACTTAAATAATAAACCCACGCTTCTTTAAATATCCATAATGGAGTGTAGAATTGATAGTCTGGTATGATCACACGTATCGGTAGAACAATACACATCACCGTATCCACGTTATATCAACACTACTTTAAAATACACAGTGGAATGTAGAATTACGAAGTCTGGCATGATTATAAGTATCGGGGAACAATACAATAGTAGGATATGCGAGAACTTTACCGTAGATACGATATTATTTAATGAGCTAATATCTGCACCTATAATCCTGATAGTTATGGTGGCGTGTGGATCATATGAAAATTGGGTAGGTACGTGTGTAGTCGCTGTATATAGAGTATGTATGTGGTACTAGACTTTAACACAGCTGGAGGAGTAATCATGACGACAACTTAACACAGGTTAAAAGGTAGTACCGTGGCTGTACTCTTAAAAATTCTATAACTTCGACCTCAAACGAACGGATTCTGAAATGCCAGGAACATGTCCACCAGCAAAATACGTAATGtacgtattcatgtatgtattatatgtgcgtgtgcgcgtgtgcgtgtgcgtgtgcgtgtgtgtgtgtgcatgtatgtatgtatgtatgtatgtatgtatgtatgtatgtatgtatgtatgtatgtatgtatgtatgtatgtatgtatgtatgtatgtatgtatatacgtacgtatgtacgtatgtacgtaggtatgtatgtacgtacgcacgcacgtatgtACGTGCGTaagtatgtaaaaagaaaaaaaagaaaaaaaaaacacgactacCTTTGCTATCCTAGAGCCCGTGACCTGCCGTGACGTAAGAGTTGCACCAAATTATGATGAGATGTTAAGCAGAAAGTAACGAGAGGGGAGGGTGGTAAATATCAAGCTGTGTTAAAAGTTGATGAAACTGACTTTTCGCTCAGCTGTTGACGGGGTACGGAAGATGAAAGGCCAAAAGAGATCCTGGCCACGTAAGTGTAAAACCTACGCTTAACGAACTGTATTGTAATGGGATCGTTATCATGAATGCCCATTGTCATTCTAAGGGAGAAATGTCTAATATGGAACAATGTATTGAGTTTTTTTCCGGATACTACAAGTGACGAAGAAATTTGAAAACATGGGAAAATTCACCAGCGCAGGTAAAGGTAAACTCAGAAATTCGAATAAACACCTAAGAAACAGTAGAAGGGTCATTAACGCAACGGTATATATAAAACGAGAAAAACACGGTTTAGAAAAGTCaaacatgaaatttaaaaaaaaaataataataataataataaactgaaagTACCAGTGACTGAAGAACAccaaataatatgaaaatcaaatttatttttaatgtagaTTTAGGTTTGGGGGAATACTTACTTAATTCAAAAGCAAATCGACGATTGGTAACGCCATTATCgattacataaacatacacatgcaaaaaagAACTAGGCACTGTGTAAAGAACCGTGTGTAGCTTtctataatggttaatggttaaaagcaaaataaatgtgccagaTATCTAAGGTCATgcagcactataggaaggtatagtAAAGGGTAGAAGggcggttgagttagtagttagttgctatacgtcaactatctagattaatgttgaaaaggttaaagacgggaaaaggagttgatgagtgaatgggttaaggtaggttaGGAAAGGGGATTAGATGAAGTGAAAGATATGCATGCGTCTGAGGAAGCAGAACAGGTTATCAAAGCAGAAAGCGGGaatctgtaaggatgtctgataggttgggaggtcggtgaagagAGGATAGGTAGGGGAAAGCAGAGGTTTGGGTTGCATCAAagcatggacatgacaacagaatgtgtggaactgaaagagggaaataataaGGTTAGTTGTGGAGAGGAGGCGTTCTAGGGATCGGCCACGGGAGTTGGTGATAGacccaaagagtgtggcggcagcTAAAATcgccaactatgaggaaaggtggctggAGTAAGGAAATtaaaagtcaatggggtggaaaggggagaagtAACGGCGAAGAAAGGTGCGAATAATTGTGCACGGGACAATGGTTTGGAAGGGAGGTATGACATAAgatgttttctgatggataagtataagcgagacataaagggagtgtaaagaagagacaaaatggtagtTAGGGATTGGTATAGGAGGATGCGTAGGAAAAGTCTTTTGGAGCCAGATAATGGTTGGGTTATAAGaaacgaaggtcaggtctgtgagaacggaaaccgcgaatattccaatgtaggagagctatactttagttgatctatgagtgataacggttacagtgcgtgttggagaatttgaaggggaaggagctagggataaggaatgagagggggcagGTGGTGGTGTATCAGGAGgagtatcaggaggtggaggatctggggaagggcatagttgtgattcacgtgtgtatccaggagggaatggaagggatagaggggatgaagggagggttaatgggttaatgtaggtggagctggagctaggggggatgggctgtgttggcagggagtaggaggaaggggtgtagggggaatatgagtaggaggaggatggatatcggcagtcactttgagtgtggagggagcggtTGCGAAATTTGAGGGCGGATGAGAGATTTCGGTGTAAATTTGGGATTCGGGTAGTTTTGAATaccttcaagagtttctgtaaaggagttggttggggagttttgcgGGACATTAGACAATGagcgacattactggagtagggagtaagagaaaaacgtgcttcctgtctggcttcacgcagAGTGAGACCATTAGGCTAGGCTAAATAGAGCATTTAAGAtgtttgtagagatgggggtggTAGAAGGACGGGGACgtatggaagagggagtagtgttaagggaggcaTTATTACGGAGAGGTGGACAGTAAGGTTGTAaggtagtaataagggaggatgggattACTGATGAAGAAGGTTGTGGAGGTAGGGGTGATGAAATTGAAATGCCTCCTGGAACTTGAGTGctgacttgggtggataatgtattgaggagggggagtaggtgtAGTGCtcagagtcgtggtcaaaggagagcctggagcggggctatttgatgaagggggcaagcctcattgcccctaataagggtataacatcttcattattagtCATGGTAAGTCTaaagtattgctacgccagtgggtctttgtctctgtgcgaaacatgtgttaacatgaaaaggatgacctgggcatgtgttaacatgaagggacctgggcaaacatgacgcagctggctgtgagcggaggagcggaggaacaagcaaagagacgcagttgggtgctgctcctgtgaagacctcgtgtgtgcccttgtgacctgataaacgttgtgttgccctgttataagctgtattgtgctgtgtgacatgctggtttccctcctgtattgtgcctatagaaaagtgtacgggtaaataattttgtaaataaaggaaagactgtcattttgtgtttacttcgtgccctgcctcgccacttggcgtttcctctcctggtgttctgggacgctgtggtgttcggtgcctcttggaactgttcagtgttcacgaccctgtatataacacgccgtctacctagcctgccttgtcaggaaggcagagagacgaggcaatcGGCGTAacagtatgttggggagagaacaGTCCACCCCCAGGGTCCccctgaggggtaagggctagacaactaaacaggggaatgccgtgcccatggctccctcaggccgttcaggactggcacaaagtcatcctttcatcctttcagcacggctctcataCCTTACGAAGTGGACAGTAGAAGGGATTGGAGAAGGGACAGAGACGAAAagcgggaggggaaaaagaccgtgcaaaatctgttgagtcgagggctgaggcccaaggcaggggagatccctagcattgggtcccagtcctcgcctcctaagccccccacgacaacaacgggctaGACACTGGGGGTGCCTTTctttgaaaacaagaaaagaaaccaCTCAAGAAGCAGACGTTGCGTACAATACTCTGCAATTAGTCTACCTCTTTTCCTATTcccgaaaagaggagaggaattaGAGCTTGGAACTC
Protein-coding sequences here:
- the LOC119583715 gene encoding uncharacterized protein LOC119583715 isoform X2 translates to MSSSLGFSIRQYYQDLLNYYSLYQAPTNHLPLDLESAVYEAPGPESGIYAHTTYQQNLPHYYVVYPYGSNWSPAGGSSLMQDFRYESPSASEAAGSGVYRLTLDRLREALRAPSDQPDDEESPNGSAKPPTNPDDPPASPDEPPVKPENLPMNPSESPTNRQEPASASKESRSPSRIPSQLRTLFSRVGRESSHACQAGKCEADRNAKTAVLGSEIGGNPLAGTPGGVLRYTQPFMDTFPLSRRGLSWPFGYDLARGPVYYPSTHLISPHWQNSPSADLEPRDRESTSGRRPHGSYTPSNEHTGTVQDSLIGNGAGDTTHLTYDSLSPSNHGHQAYRFLTESHVTVLPPHVEAATDNHFPYDLQLGYNMYAIKSGGGPPTNARVLASQFEPQSSVKPNTRDSENNREYRANERAQIVLADPIGYETQVLTGDQARYDTQGEKDQKESGAQGKYQLGEITGSNQPVYGYRWVSDERAELDDEQEYYVSVAEQDAREQAEPDPVMVQEDRRQRNYETLYPFLILHHGQEL
- the LOC119583715 gene encoding uncharacterized protein LOC119583715 isoform X1 — translated: MSSSLGFSIRQYYQDLLNYYSLYQAPTNHLPLDLESAVYEAPGPESGIYAHTTYQQNLPHYYVVYPYGSNWSPAGGSSLMQDFRYESPSASEAAGSGVYRLTLDRLREALRAPSDQPDDEESPNGSAKPPTNPDDPPASPDEPPVKPENLPMNPSESPTNRQEPASASKESRSPSRIPSQLRTLFSRVGRESSHACQAGKCEADRNAKTAVLGSEIGGNPLAGTPGGVLRYTQPFMDTFPLSRRGLSWPFGYDLARGPVYYPSTHLISPHWQNSPSADVSNPSSPSDNPFSYSSSPSLHSNNPTLHTDNLFSHISNRPSHANKPFSGTDNPSSDTIPSSHANNLSSDTNSPSSHANHNFQHLSNPHFSEPSSRSAPQDFDDDARGSPVDSRSKEELEPRDRESTSGRRPHGSYTPSNEHTGTVQDSLIGNGAGDTTHLTYDSLSPSNHGHQAYRFLTESHVTVLPPHVEAATDNHFPYDLQLGYNMYAIKSGGGPPTNARVLASQFEPQSSVKPNTRDSENNREYRANERAQIVLADPIGYETQVLTGDQARYDTQGEKDQKESGAQGKYQLGEITGSNQPVYGYRWVSDERAELDDEQEYYVSVAEQDAREQAEPDPVMVQEDRRQRNYETLYPFLILHHGQEL